In Elephas maximus indicus isolate mEleMax1 chromosome 15, mEleMax1 primary haplotype, whole genome shotgun sequence, the following are encoded in one genomic region:
- the DECR1 gene encoding 2,4-dienoyl-CoA reductase [(3E)-enoyl-CoA-producing], mitochondrial → MALLKRARFSWGVPLPCSLDPRRFFSYGTKILYQNTEASRSEFFPPLQKAMLPPNSFQGKVAFITGGGTGLGKGMTTVLSSLGAQCVIASRNIDVLKATAEEISSQTGNKVHAIQCDVRDPGMVQNTVSELIKVAGHPDVVINNAAANFISPTERLSPNAWKTITDIVLNGTAFVTLEIGKQLIKAQKRAAFLAITTIYAETGTGFVVPSASAKAGIEAMCKSLASEWGIYGMRFNVIQPGTIKTKGAFSRLDPTGAFEKKVIDNIPCGRLGTPEEMANLAAFLCSDYASWINGAVIRFDGGEAALISGQQNHLRAVTKEQWDTIEGLIRKTKGS, encoded by the exons ATGGCGCTGCTGAAGCGGGCTCGTTTTTCTTGGGGTGTCCCGCTGCCTTGCAGTCTCGATCCTCGGCGG tttttcaGTTATGGAACAAAAATACTATATCAAAACACTGAAGCTTCAAGGTCTGAATTCTTCCCACCCCTTCAAAAAGCGATGCTGCCACCTAACAGTTTTCAAGGAAAGGTGGCGTTCATCACTGGGGGAGGGACTGGCCTTGGTAAAGGAATGACAACTGTTCTGTCCAGCCTCGGTGCCCAGTGTGTCATCGCTAGCCG GAATATTGATGTTCTGAAAGCTACCGCAGAAGAAATTTCTTCTCAAACTGGAAATAAG GTTCATGCAATTCAGTGTGATGTGAGGGATCCCGGTATGGTTCAGAACACGGTGTCAGAGCTGATCAAAGTCGCAGGACATCCTGAT GTCGTGATAAACAATGCAGCAGCGAATTTTATTTCTCCCACTGAAAGGCTCTCTCCTAATGCTTGGAAGACCATAACTGACATCGTTCTAAATGGCACTGCCTTTGTGACGCTAGAAATTGGAAAGCAACTAATtaaagcacagaaga GAGCAGCATTTCTTGCTATTACAACCATCTATGCTGAGACCGGAACAGGTTTTGTAGTACCAAGTGCTTCTGCCAAAGCGGGTATAGAAGCCATGTGCAA ATCTCTTGCGTCTGAATGGGGTATATATGGAATGCGATTCAACGTAATTCAACCGGGGACTATAAAAACCAAA GGTGCCTTTAGCCGTCTTGACCCAACTGGAGCCTTCGAGAAAAAAGTGATTGACAACATTCCCTGTGGTCGGCTAGGAACTCCGGAGGAAATGGCAAACCTTGCTGCTTTCCTTTGTAGTGATTATGCTTCTTGGATAAATGGAGCA gTTATTAGATTTGATGGTGGAGAGGCAGCGCTTATTTCTGGGCAACAGAACCATCTGAGGGCG gtcaCCAAGGAGCAGtgggacacaatagaaggactGATCAGGAAGACAAAAGGATCGTAG